The sequence CGCTTGTAGTGCGCCACAATCTTTGCTGCCACCTCTGCATCGATAAAGCGCTTGGTCAGGAAGTGGTCCTTCATCTCCTcgctggaaaaacaaaacaaaacaataaattagactgtctgagagacaaacaagacaaaagcacAATCAGACAGAGTACATCAACACACGTACGTGTAGCCCTGTATTTCTGTGGTGAAGTCTATGAACTTAGATGGTATTTGTGAGACGGCTGCAGGCCTCCCGAGGATCCAGATACGGGCACCAGGAAGCACAGTGCCTCGGAAGATGTTCACAATCACGACATCAGGATGTGCTTTGGTGTGATTGCCGTGTATTACTGGAGCATTCTacaaaaagagtaaaaacaatCAGCTTCTTTTCATCATTTGATTCAGGAacaaagtttttaaaacatgtctgGACTGCTCAAAATTGTGGATcttcaaacactgaaaaagaaattgtaGCATTGTGTCTTTTAGGTACAATAAcatcttttcaaaggttttattgGGACAGGCGTAAAATATAATCACGTTACTTGTGTACAAAGAGGGATTTTCACATTTCTATTGTTGGTTTTCTGTACAATCAGGATTCTAGATATGTTTTTACTATTGCAAATGAGTGTCAGGTGCATGTGTGCAGATGGGATACCTCCCAGTCCAGAGGATATTGGTAGCGATCGAACCCATCCATTATGACGAGATATTTACAGTTCTCTTCATCCAGGAAAGTGATGCCTCTTAAGTCTGGATGATAAAATTCTATCATTTCCATCACGGACATAATCTGAGAAGGAGGACGCTCTCTGTCCTGTCTGTTTCGCAGATTCCGTATAGCTCGGAATGAAAGTTTGATGACAAACTGTAAATCCTGAtcaaaaaatggacagaaaaatgtcatcagtcaacaaaaattgcacaaaagaaaaaacacttctGAGACAGAACGCTTGCATGATGCATCTATGGTGTGGTGCACGTTTTACAGGTTTCATTTGCAAAGATGAGGTTGTACACTAAgtatttgaaattaaaattaatgcCGGACTGTGGGACTTTACAGTAAATGAAGATTTGCTCCATTCAAGCCTGTATCAAACAAGTTTGCACATTTCTGACGAAGCCTATCACTTCCAGGTAAATCTCAGCATTCACAGGCTAACACCCACGGCGATGGTTTTGGTTAACCAGCAATGATTGGTCTGACAGAGCTGAAGAGGCGAGcaacagcagagatggaggaggCTACAAGAACCCACTGTCTATTTATTAGGCATGCTCATAACTCATCCTGGGTTACTAAGTAATCTTATCTGGATCTGTGAGAGTTTTTGAAATGGCAGCTTTTCTCCAAAGTGTTTTACAATTTGCCTCTCATTTACCAATTATACTGGCCTGACCATCAAGTGCAAATTGTTGTTCAGTGTTATGCCTAACTCTGTAAAGTGCACAGACACAGGGATCAAAATGCCACACCTGTGATTAGTGAACTATTTCATGAGACGCACTCTGAAttgacacaaacacatttaacatATTGCTGTCTTGTAAAGTTCATATGCTGGAGGTGGTCCTAATGTGCATGCTTAAACATCCAGCAAACACTGACTGTTTTTGGTGGTCTGACAAAGTACAAGTTTAACTCTTAATAATATGTGCTATGTTCAAAAGTTCACAGAAAATGGATTTTTGTGAAATCTCACCAAATTGGACCGATGTTCTGACCAGTCCAGGCAAAACTTcgccacacagacagacaagcccATTCCTGGAATCCCAGTGGTCAGCACCGTCCTCACTGGCGTGCCGTCATCCTTCTGCTGTCGGAACAGGTCAGTCACACCAACATAGGTGACATTGCTGGGAACCTGGAGAGGCGTCAGATGGCGTGGTCCGAACTCATGTGAGGGGTCAACTCCTCCGTAACTGCACGTGGTAATCAGCGGCTCCACGTAGACGGTCTCTAACAAAGGCTGCCTTCCGGCGTGACTCACCCCTTCGTAGAGGGCGGAATGTTTTCTGTTCAATTCCCCCCTCAGAATATGGCGGATCAGCACTTGTggtggagaaagagaggaaagcaAACAGAATGACATAGATAATctcaaaataatgactgaacaacctgaaccaacttatgcatctttaacaatacctaaatctcaaaaaaatgtaaacaattaaacactttaacatttttaaaaattatttcactCCCCTTttatccctgctgcttaatgggagaactgagctgccagtattctgaatcgtggcctgaatggtgtcagggtcgttctaAACACAtgtggagctcattggtgagtctgaaACGATATTTACTTTGGATTATGTTCATACTTGAGAAGCTGTctcacagctgtatgttgagctaaacatggtcagcatgttAAAAGCTATTTTCTTCTCTGTGtcgctttatttatttttcttttttgtctgtcctcttcttctctgtcgCAtgcctctcaactgttttctgaatgcaAAGCTGTAATGTCTAGCGCCTGCAATGCAGacacttcattggctgagtagcgtcacatgggatggctgaactgGTATGTAGCTGGTCTGTgcgtttcctgagctgataaaacAATGCCGTAAACGCTGGAAAGCGGCACCGGTAAAATAGATGCGACTcgtcaaatttaaaaatgtactatGTATAGCGATTAGCAGCAATATTTTAAAGGCCATAACTCAGTAACTGCTGTAACAGAGCCTCTCTTGAAATCTGAAACATAAACAGACATTGCTCTAGGTTTCAAAGCAGAGCATCCACAAAGTCTCTTTCATAACCATCAAACAACCAATGTGTTGGGATAAACTCTGCAAAATGTCCACTTACCTCTCTTGCACTGTTTGTCTAGTTTCTTTGCCAGTTCAAATTTGCCAATATTTTCCAGAGTATGTATAGTATGCGACAGCGCACGTTCTTCGCCTACAGAACAGAATTTTTatagaaaattaaaaacagcaaGCAATCACTCAAGGTATTCAATTTTTTAATGTCTATTGCAGCTTTGAAATTAATAGGCTAAACTGGCAAAATTCAATATTAAACAATCAAGGACACAAGTGTTAGCTTTTCTAACTTCAGAGCTCTGTTCCTGCCATTCACACTATGTGTTCCATTGCTGTGTGTTCTTACCAAGAATCTCCAGAGTTTTGTCAACAAAGTCAAGTACGTCTCCACATATTGTATCTGTTAATGTTATGCGCCTTTCCCATTGGTGAAACCACATCTTAAAGTTCAGTAGGTCGTCTTTGCTGAGGTCTGTCAGAGTACTCTGGATGCTCTTCAGAGGGAAgatatgatcaaaacaaaagTTAACGTGTTGCCTTACAGAAAGTACGTTGGCACACTGTGGGTCAGTTATTACCAAGATCAaaccaataaaaaatatttcattaattaatgatAATTTGTAACAAAATAGCACAACTACTTGTTAGCTATTCTAGAGCTGTAGCTTTTATATAACAACTGAGGAATAGTGACAAACACTATGGGTAAACATTAACTGGCAAACATGCTATTGTTGGAATTTACACTACCAGTAAAAAGTTTGGGAACACCTTctcattaattttatttttctttatttttactactttctacattgtagacacatactgaagacatcaaaactatgaagcaagatatatggaattacgTAGCAAATAAACTATTGTGAAGcaactctaaatatgttttatatttaaattcctcaaaatagtcaccctttgctttgattactgctttgcaaaccattggcattctctggatgagcttcatgaggtagtcacctgaaatggttttcacttcacaggtgtgcctcgtcaaggttaatttgtggaatttcttgccttcttaatggggttgggaccatcggTTGTGTCGTGCAGAAGTCAgattggtacacagttgacagccctgtttgacaactgttagaatccatattatggtaAGAACCGATCAGCTGAGTAAAGagaacagtccatcattactttaagaactgcaggtcagtcagtccagaaaactgcaaaaactctgaatgtatccccaagtgcagtcgcaaaaaccatcaagtgctatgacgaaactggctcacatgaggaccgtcccaggaaaggaagaccaagagtcacctctgctgctgaagatAAGCTCATCCGaatcaccagcctcagaaattgcAAGTGAACAGCACCTCATATTagaaatgccacacagagttctagtagcagacacatctctacatcaactgttcagaggagactgaccaatcaggcctttatggtcaaatagctgctaagagaCCACtgctaaggaaaagcaacaagcagaagaggtttgtttgggccaagaaacacaaaaagtggacattagaccagtggaaatctgtgcttcgGTCTGATGaatccaaatttgagatctttggttccacccgccgTGTCTTTGCgtgacacagaaaaggtgaacggacggtctctacatgcatggttcccaccgtgaagcatggaggaggaggtgtgatggtgtgatgatgctttgctggtgacactgttgggatttgttcaaaactgaagacacactgaaccagcatggctaccacaccATGCCGTCCTATATGATTTGCATTTacttggaccatcatttatttttcaacaggacaatgaccccaaacaaacctccaggctgtgtaagggatatttgaccaagaagatgacctggcctccaacAGTCACCcaacctaaacccaatccagatagtttgggatgagatggactgcagagtgaaggcaaaaaggccaacaagtgctcagcatctctgggaactccttcaagactgttggaaaaccatttcatgTGACTaactcatgaagctcattgagagaatgccaagagtgtgtaaagcagtaatcaaagcaaagggcggctattttgaagaatctaaaatctaaaatatgttttgacttatttcacacttttttgtttactacatatttgcatatttgttgattcatagttttgataccttcagtgaaaatctacaatgtaaacagtcatgcaaaaaaaattcattaaatgagaaggtttgtccaaacttttgactggtagtgtatctaATTCTAGCACTTAATTATTTATTAAGTTTAAATACATCCTGGTCTTAGAATCAAACAACAAGTTCTGTGAAGAACAAAAAAGATTACACATTGCAGCCCAGTTGTGATGCACCAACCTTGAACACATGTGGCATGTCCTGCTCTGGGTGCAGTTTGCCTGGCTGGCTGTTCTCATCAGTCTGCATAGCGTCGTCTGGTTCAATGGGCTCAGGTGGTTCTGGGGAATTAGTTACCAAAAGttcatcctcatcttcttccacctcatcatcatcttcagGAAAATCCTCCAGATCAGACGACCTGAGTGACAAAAGAGAGCTTAGAAACCACTGCAaacattgtccaaaatcacaataacatttaatggttttttaTCCAAAGCCAACAAAAgtcacattaaaagaaaaaaagcatccCCCACCCAGAGTAACACACATTTTTTGTATAGAAACCTGAAGACATTGAACACTTGTAGacataaaacatatttcaaatataAAGAATGTTTGTCCCCAAAACGTGTTAATTGTACAATGAATCAGTTAAGTTTTTTAAGGTATGTACATGAGAGAAAATCTAGCCTTGTGTATTGTCTATTCCGTCTACCAACTGTAACAGAAATAGCATTCTGACGAcaggagaagaagaatgaaGAAACACATTGTAATCTGTAGG comes from Amphiprion ocellaris isolate individual 3 ecotype Okinawa chromosome 7, ASM2253959v1, whole genome shotgun sequence and encodes:
- the nlrc3l gene encoding protein NLRC3, whose translation is MDPDTEVQRIFKNEEEVDDEEEQRKKLMRPPSSYGSMKSDSDNTEEEGGDEDDEADDVLVELPEPSTTEETGVQMIRSESPETLYTMTTMQTKPPGAFVIETRSSDLEDFPEDDDEVEEDEDELLVTNSPEPPEPIEPDDAMQTDENSQPGKLHPEQDMPHVFKSIQSTLTDLSKDDLLNFKMWFHQWERRITLTDTICGDVLDFVDKTLEILGEERALSHTIHTLENIGKFELAKKLDKQCKRVLIRHILRGELNRKHSALYEGVSHAGRQPLLETVYVEPLITTCSYGGVDPSHEFGPRHLTPLQVPSNVTYVGVTDLFRQQKDDGTPVRTVLTTGIPGMGLSVCVAKFCLDWSEHRSNLDLQFVIKLSFRAIRNLRNRQDRERPPSQIMSVMEMIEFYHPDLRGITFLDEENCKYLVIMDGFDRYQYPLDWENAPVIHGNHTKAHPDVVIVNIFRGTVLPGARIWILGRPAAVSQIPSKFIDFTTEIQGYTEEMKDHFLTKRFIDAEVAAKIVAHYKRLPTLKILTRQPFICWMAAKVFERRFRYPDYGTEPPRLTSFYINIFVIQSNRRLAFYHGRMEIKLVWSAEDKQMLINIGKLALTMLEKNTSVFYEEDLKEHGLPFQEVLVCSGFCSEILTPTSDGRRQFCFFHYTFQEFMAALYVFSMFYVESKNILDSGSRIPKIFTSSKWSTKSAAGLVHCAIVRTFNAPLGHYDMFLRFLCGLLNPESHEDLLAGALYPSRSPKVDGLDEVQRLLEQTIQKAPADRVENLKECLREMIQEDQ